Proteins encoded by one window of Cannabis sativa cultivar Pink pepper isolate KNU-18-1 chromosome 4, ASM2916894v1, whole genome shotgun sequence:
- the LOC115713391 gene encoding mitogen-activated protein kinase kinase kinase 20-like translates to MAMEYASGGSLASAIESKNNGDGLSEWEVKAHTCSILKGLEFIHGKGFVHCDLKPANILLVADDDDDSPYSVDGFVAKIADFGLAKTSSVRSNTGDDECMRRSKVGGTLYYLSPEALLENTQEEASDIWAVGCVVLQMLTGLVLPWYDNPTENQLSSIISIDTPCSGLPSDWLSKNAWDFLFKCFTRNPNNRPSAHMLLNHPFLLSEDDQENDQQINHNDIDVDEDHANDGDSDGDGDSDGDGDGDGEDSEDVDDGDDDEEEYEDDDDDEQPPFYDSWFSSSP, encoded by the coding sequence ATGGcgatggagtatgcatcaggtGGGTCATTGGCTAGTGCGATCGAGAGTAAGAATAATGGAGATGGATTGAGTGAGTGGGAAGTGAAGGCACACACTTGCTCCATTCTTAAAGGGCTTGAGTTTATTCATGGAAAGGGTTTTGTGCATTGTGATTTGAAACCCGCAAACATTCTACTGGtggctgatgatgatgatgatagtcCTTATAGCGTCGATGGTTTTGTGGCGAAGATTGCTGATTTTGGTCTGGCTAAGACTAGTAGTGTTAGGAGTAATACTGGTGATGATGAGTGCATGAGGAGGTCAAAGGTTGGAGGAACTCTGTATTATCTTTCTCCCGAAGCTTTATTAGAAAATACTCAAGAAGAGGCGAGTGATATTTGGGCAGTTGGGTGTGTGGTTTTGCAAATGTTGACTGGACTAGTGCTGCCGTGGTATGATAACCCCACCGAAAATCAGCTTTCCAGTATAATTAGTATAGACACTCCGTGTAGTGGTTTACCTTCGGATTGGCTTTCCAAGAATGCTTGGGATTTCTTGTTCAAGTGCTTTACTAGGAACCCTAATAATAGACCTTCTGCTCACATGTTACTAAACCATCCCTTTCTTCTCTCAGAAGATGACCAAGAAAATGATCAACAAATAAATCACAATGATATTGACGTTGATGAAGATCATGCTAATGATGGTGATAGTGATGGTGATGGTGATAGTGATGGTGATGGTGATGGTGATGGTGAAGACTCTGAAGACGTCGacgatggtgatgatgatgaagaagaatacGAGGACGACGATGATGATGAGCAGCCTCCCTTTTATGATTCTTGGTTTAGCAGTAGTCCCTGA